Below is a genomic region from Thermotoga sp..
AAGGATCATCTGTGTTTGTCAAGAAGTCTCTTTCCATCGTAATGGAGGGTGGCATTTTATAGATTATCACGAAATCTTCGTCTTTATCAATGACACGCGATAATTCGAATTTTAATCTTTCGATTTCTCCTTCTGTTAATTCACCTTCAAAGACAGATTTTTGTATATGGTCAAGATACCTTCTGGCGATTTTTCTTACCTTGTTTAAGCGTTTGATACCTTCTTTAGTCTCTGTAGAAATATCGTAAACCAGGATAACCTTTACCACTATCACCACCACACTTTAAGAGGTCTATATTCATCTTCACCGAGTAAATGCTTTATAATTTTGTAGGCTTCCAACCTTATGAGGGATTGATATTTGATTTTTCTTTTCAGTTTCCTATGGAGAATTGTTTGCTGAAGCATGCTTTCGAATTCTTCTATGAACATTTTTCTACCTTCTTCATTTAGAAATACTCCTTTTGCCTCCTGAAGAAAGTGTTTCTTTCGATCGATCTTTCCAAGATTTATGAGTTTGAATATTATTCTATCAACAAACATTGGTTTGAATATCTCCGCTATATCAAGAGCAAGAGAAAATCTCTTAGTGCCTGGTTCATGGAGATAACTGATTGTCGGATTCAGATGTGTATAGTAAAGCTCCTTTAAAACAATAGAATATGTAAGAGAATTTCCGAAAGAGATAAGAGCATTCAGTTCATTTAGGGGAGGCTGTATGCTTCTTCCTTCGAACGGCCAGCCTGTTATCTTTTCCCAGGTGGAGTAATAGAGTTTCCTGGCATGAGCCTCGCAACTCATGAGCTCTGGGACAGTTCTTGCATACTTTATTTTTTCCAGATACTCGGATATCTTATCGGTGATATCGAAGCCTCTTTTTTCGATGTTTCGTTTGAAATTGTGAATAGCACCTTCTACGAATTTTCTTGCTAAGGTTAATCTTTTTTCAACGTTTAGATAATGCTCGACTTGTCTTACCAATAACTCCCCTGAGATGAATTTTTCTCTTGGGTAGAAAGATCCAGTGTAGTATCCATAGTAGTTGAAAAAATGAAGAACGATATTGTTTTTAGCAACAAAATCTAGGAATTTCGAATTCAGATCAACTTCCCCTAAAAGAAATATCTGATCAACGTTTTCTACTGGTATGAATTTTCTTTGTTGCATACCATTTTTCTGGTACTCTATCAGGATAGTGTTCTCGCGTCTTTTTATCCTTCCAGAGGAGAAGATATAATAATTTCTTCCCATAGAATCACCTACACATAGCACAGCTCGTAATACGAACATCTTTTGCAGAAGGATTTGTTCAACACAGGCGGTGGGATCTTCTCAGCTATAATTTGCTTTATCTCAAATAAAGCGTTTCTTATTCTTTCTTCATCATCCTTCTCAAAGTTTATTTCCACTTTTCTCATTAGTTTGGGATAGTGAATCACGCCGTGAGTGACGTCTAACCCGTATTTCCTCAAAACAAACATGTAATACTTTGTTTGCCAGATATGTGCTTCTTCAAACTTTTTGCTCTTTTTTGTCTCATGGATTATTATCTCCCCACGGAAGGTAATGAAATCTATAACACAATCCTCGATTTCTATTTCTTTGTATTTCTCTCGCTTAAAGCTTTTGAAATTCAACAACTTCCCAATTATGAGGTCTGTCGTTGGTTGTGGCTGTTCCATATCGATATTTTTGGCAAACAGCCAGAGTTTTCTCTTGCAGGTAAAATAATAGGAAATCATGGTACCTGAGACATTCAGTATATCAAGTTCCTCCACGTTTATTTCTCCTTCAGAAAAACTCCTAACCCCTTCTCATATTTACTTCCCTTCAACACATAAAGTGTGCTCGCCCATCTCAGAACTTGATCGTTCTCCGTCTCTATTTCCAGAGGTTCAAGCAGAGATTTATCTA
It encodes:
- the cas2 gene encoding CRISPR-associated endonuclease Cas2, whose protein sequence is MIVVKVILVYDISTETKEGIKRLNKVRKIARRYLDHIQKSVFEGELTEGEIERLKFELSRVIDKDEDFVIIYKMPPSITMERDFLTNTDDPSSNFI
- the cas1b gene encoding type I-B CRISPR-associated endonuclease Cas1b — its product is MGRNYYIFSSGRIKRRENTILIEYQKNGMQQRKFIPVENVDQIFLLGEVDLNSKFLDFVAKNNIVLHFFNYYGYYTGSFYPREKFISGELLVRQVEHYLNVEKRLTLARKFVEGAIHNFKRNIEKRGFDITDKISEYLEKIKYARTVPELMSCEAHARKLYYSTWEKITGWPFEGRSIQPPLNELNALISFGNSLTYSIVLKELYYTHLNPTISYLHEPGTKRFSLALDIAEIFKPMFVDRIIFKLINLGKIDRKKHFLQEAKGVFLNEEGRKMFIEEFESMLQQTILHRKLKRKIKYQSLIRLEAYKIIKHLLGEDEYRPLKVWW
- the cas4 gene encoding CRISPR-associated protein Cas4; this translates as MEELDILNVSGTMISYYFTCKRKLWLFAKNIDMEQPQPTTDLIIGKLLNFKSFKREKYKEIEIEDCVIDFITFRGEIIIHETKKSKKFEEAHIWQTKYYMFVLRKYGLDVTHGVIHYPKLMRKVEINFEKDDEERIRNALFEIKQIIAEKIPPPVLNKSFCKRCSYYELCYV